Proteins encoded together in one Triticum dicoccoides isolate Atlit2015 ecotype Zavitan chromosome 7B, WEW_v2.0, whole genome shotgun sequence window:
- the LOC119337198 gene encoding uncharacterized protein LOC119337198: MAQSPPQTLPFLLLPLILLSIAPAASAASFAGLDAFLASAAARDPSAANDTFGSLPAGLRRALSAPSPILPSRLLSLSAAVPVNVRLAGSSFPPTSASLLPSFVSSAVSSSHFLSSRPPHRLAVSHSVHLDVAAPAASSDLVTRAATAVQAHLNAAPAPFHSNALSSVPYKIVDDIIAEDYRAHAGSASSPAVYIYLLDLGPQPRSYAYTAASSSADGHSPAFSRCLAPLWTGKERYIWIDLGAGPVDYGPALSGEGVLPRGEFHPLAALHGRPKSDKALLADLASLVLSAYKSLLVPSLRIPVHYESSLLIRFVHIHGEEKDPVGLDWSAIEQSIREGDLPFDGQSLNFDLHSVKYSECSICSFAIARSTHSFTSRFLFENYTMIVSEYLDSKRMRQVLSDSSDEMHHVAGIHDDDEHDKVVPVYVFDLDFDKLLLLDRYHQAVAFRDMVVAVRTRSSQTVSDYSCNGRHVITMTRNLDRPIIGSVLQTMFGVSPTHQSWSPEHNATVVDYTWSTGHTPFGPFSETKSLSFVQKDAARRNVLLTTLNYTITSTVEVLESLAAHGGENILLRKKRHVEFIQRWNLLTYKLEKVVSAMSRLDYNKAMYLLRSSDHDMYAIYMLVYQASQELEASLVCFKDPPFPWLSVSLSGVFVFGFFFVYSKRDSLFRSKRKQF; this comes from the coding sequence ATGGCCCAATCCCCACCCCAAACCctacccttcctcctcctccccctcatcCTCCTCTCGATTGCCCCCGCCGCCAGCGCGGCCTCGTTCGCCGGCCTCGACGCCTTCCTCGCGTCGGCCGCCGCGCGCGACCCCTCCGCCGCCAACGACACCTTCGGCTCTCTCCCCGCCGGCctccgccgcgcgctctccgcccCGTCCCCGATCCTCCCGTctcgcctcctctccctctccgccgccgtccCCGTCAACGTCCGCCTCGCGGGCTCCTCCTTCCCGCCCACCTCCGCCAGCCTCCTCCCTTCCTTTGTCTCGTCCGCCGTGTCCTCCTCCCACTTCCTCTCCAGCCGCCCCCCGCACCGCCTCGCCGTCTCCCACAGCGTCCACCTCgatgtcgccgcccccgccgcgtcCTCCGACCTCGTGACCCGCGCCGCGACCGCCGTCCAAGCCCACCTCAATGCAGCCCCCGCGCCCTTCCACTCCAACGCCCTCTCCTCCGTGCCTTACAAAATCGTCGACGATATCATCGCCGAGGACTACCGAGCGCACGCCGGCTCGGCTTCCTCCCCGGCCGTCTACATCTACTTGCTCGACCTCGGCCCGCAGCCGCGTTCGTACGCCTACACCGCGGCCTCCTCCTCTGCCGATGGCCATTCGCCTGCCTTCTCCCGCTGCCTCGCCCCTCTCTGGACTGGCAAGGAGCGCTACATCTGGATCGACCTCGGCGCAGGCCCGGTGGACTACGGGCCGGCGCTCTCCGGCGAAGGCGTCCTCCCTCGTGGTGAGTTTCATCCTCTTGCTGCTCTCCACGGCCGCCCCAAGTCGGACAAAGCGCTCCTCGCGGATCTGGCCTCACTGGTTCTCAGTGCTTACAAGTCGTTGCTAGTGCCTTCACTCAGAATCCCAGTGCATTATGAGAGCTCTTTGCTTATTCGTTTTGTTCACATCCATGGTGAAGAGAAAGATCCTGTTGGACTCGATTGGAGTGCAATTGAACAGTCGATTCGGGAAGGAGATCTGCCCTTCGATGGGCAGAGTTTGAATTTTGATTTGCACAGCGTGAAGTACTCTGAGTGCTCAATTTGCTCATTTGCAATTGCCCGCTCAACACACTCATTTACATCCAGGTTCTTGTTTGAGAATTACACGATGATAGTGAGTGAGTACTTGGACTCCAAGCGGATGAGGCAGGTGCTGTCAGACTCATCGGATGAGATGCATCATGTGGCTGGGATTCATGATGACGATGAGCATGACAAGgttgtgccagtttatgtttttgatTTGGATTTCGATAAGCTTCTGTTGTTAGATAGGTACCACCAAGCGGTGGCTTTCCGTGATATGGTGGTTGCTGTGAGGACAAGGAGCTCGCAAACGGTCAGTGACTACAGTTGTAATGGACGGCATGTAATTACAATGACTAGAAATCTCGACCGTCCGATCATCGGCTCAGTTCTGCAGACCATGTTTGGTGTCTCACCAACACACCAGTCATGGAGCCCTGAGCACAATGCCACGGTCGTTGATTACACTTGGAGCACTGGACATACACCATTTGGGCCGTTCTCAGAGACCAAATCACTGTCTTTTGTGCAGAAAGATGCAGCCCGTAGGAATGTTCTTCTTACCACCCTCAACTACACAATCACTAGTACAGTTGAGGTTCTGGAGTCACTGGCTGCCCATGGTGGGGAGAATATACTCCTTAGAAAGAAAAGGCATGTTGAGTTCATTCAAAGGTGGAATCTGCTCACTTATAAGTTGGAGAAGGTGGTGTCAGCCATGTCCCGCCTGGATTACAACAAGGCAATGTACCTTTTGAGATCTTCAGATCATGATATGTATGCCATTTACATGTTGGTCTATCAGGCTTCTCAGGAGCTGGAGGCCTCACTGGTTTGCTTCAAAGACCCACCATTCCCATGGCTATCAGTTTCCTTGTCTGGAGTCTTTGTTTTTGGTTTCTTTTTTGTGTATTCTAAGAGGGATAGTTTGTTTAGGAGCAAAAGGAAGCAGTTCTGA